The Collimonas fungivorans Ter331 genome has a segment encoding these proteins:
- a CDS encoding acyl-CoA thioesterase, with amino-acid sequence MTDQNNNQLPPDTMPQLRVMPMPSDANVHGDVFGGWIMAQVDIAGSLPATRRANGRVATIAVNSFLFKQPVFVGDLLSFYAEIVKVGNTSITVNVEVYAERNRLQTEVVKVTEATLTYVATDAQRKPRQLPPLAS; translated from the coding sequence ATGACTGATCAAAACAACAATCAATTGCCACCCGACACCATGCCGCAGCTGCGGGTGATGCCGATGCCGTCCGACGCCAACGTGCACGGCGACGTCTTCGGCGGCTGGATCATGGCACAAGTCGACATTGCCGGCTCGCTGCCGGCCACCCGTCGCGCCAACGGCCGTGTCGCCACGATCGCGGTGAACTCCTTTTTGTTCAAGCAGCCGGTGTTTGTCGGCGACCTGCTGTCGTTTTATGCCGAGATCGTCAAGGTCGGCAATACTTCGATCACCGTCAACGTCGAGGTGTATGCCGAACGCAACCGGCTGCAGACGGAAGTCGTGAAAGTGACCGAAGCGACGCTGACTTATGTCGCCACCGACGCCCAGCGCAAGCCGCGTCAGCTGCCGCCGCTGGCGTCCTGA
- a CDS encoding 2-dehydro-3-deoxy-6-phosphogalactonate aldolase has translation MLRNAMKQCGLIAILRGVEPHEVAAIGLKLYEAGFRIIEVPLNSPQPFDSIRSLRNALPADCLVGAGTVLTTDQVAAVKRAGGEIIVMPHSDPEVIAAAKQAGLACAPGVATVTEAFAALAAGADVLKMFPAEQLGPNVVKAWRAVIPREVALLPVGGITPENLATFVSAGASGFGLGSALYKPGLSADQVGQNANRFVAAWCAIQENSNTAETAETPEIKN, from the coding sequence ATGTTAAGAAATGCAATGAAACAGTGCGGACTGATCGCCATTCTGCGCGGCGTCGAGCCGCATGAAGTAGCCGCGATCGGCCTGAAACTTTACGAAGCCGGCTTCCGCATCATCGAGGTGCCGCTCAATTCGCCGCAGCCGTTCGACAGCATCCGCAGCCTGCGCAATGCCTTGCCTGCCGACTGCCTGGTCGGCGCCGGCACGGTCCTGACGACCGACCAGGTAGCGGCAGTCAAGCGCGCCGGCGGCGAAATCATCGTCATGCCGCACAGCGACCCGGAAGTGATCGCTGCCGCCAAACAGGCTGGCCTGGCTTGTGCGCCGGGCGTCGCCACGGTCACCGAGGCATTCGCTGCGCTGGCCGCCGGCGCCGATGTCTTGAAAATGTTCCCGGCCGAGCAGCTGGGGCCGAACGTAGTCAAAGCATGGCGAGCAGTGATCCCGCGCGAAGTGGCGCTGCTGCCGGTAGGCGGCATCACGCCGGAAAACCTGGCAACATTCGTCAGCGCCGGCGCTTCCGGATTCGGCCTTGGATCGGCCCTGTACAAACCGGGGTTGAGCGCCGACCAGGTCGGCCAGAACGCCAACCGGTTTGTCGCGGCATGGTGTGCAATACAAGAAAATTCAAACACGGCAGAAACAGCGGAAACGCCAGAAATAAAAAATTGA
- a CDS encoding ABCB family ABC transporter ATP-binding protein/permease, whose product MRHHSYTSPEPAAVTGSGQPKRSDWATLKTLLPYLWTYKWRVSLALLFMLGAKLANVGVPLVLKKLVDSMTITVSHPQAMLVLPLGILAAYGALRLSTTLFTELREFVFARVTQRAVRTIALQVFRHLHSLSLRFHLNRQTGGMTRDIERGTRGISSLVSYALFSILPTLIEISLVLGYLVLHYDIWFAGITAVALVSYIFFTVTVTEWRTHFRRTMNTLDSSANTKAIDSLINYETVKYFGNEEYEARRYDDGLMRYETAAVKSQTSLSLLNTGQSLIIAIAVTLILWRATQGVIDGKMTLGDLVLVNSFMIQLYIPLNFLGVIYREIKQSLADMERLFHLLDENREIADAVQAPPLLTGGAQVRFAHVDFSYESKRQILFDVDFTIAAGTTTAVVGHSGSGKSTLSRLLFRFYDINNGRITIDGQDLRDITQASLRQAIGIVPQDTVLFNDSIEYNIAYGKPGASKAEIVAVAKAAHIHDFIESLPDGYDSMVGERGLKLSGGEKQRVAIARTLLKNPALLIFDEATSALDSKSEQAIQAQLKEIAKDRTTLVIAHRLSTIADAAQILVLDHGRIIERGTHLQLLAADGAYAQMWQRQQAHPEEVEGPSPGIDGGYPENVVQVM is encoded by the coding sequence ATGCGCCACCATTCTTACACGTCGCCAGAGCCCGCCGCAGTTACCGGCAGCGGCCAGCCAAAGCGTAGCGACTGGGCCACGCTCAAGACCTTGCTGCCCTATCTCTGGACCTACAAGTGGCGCGTCTCGCTGGCGCTGCTGTTCATGCTGGGCGCCAAGCTGGCCAATGTCGGCGTACCGCTGGTGCTGAAGAAACTGGTCGACAGCATGACCATCACGGTCAGCCATCCGCAGGCGATGCTGGTGCTGCCGCTGGGGATACTGGCGGCCTACGGCGCGCTGCGCCTGAGCACCACCCTGTTCACCGAATTGCGCGAGTTCGTGTTCGCGCGCGTCACCCAGCGCGCGGTGCGCACCATCGCCCTGCAGGTGTTCCGCCACCTGCATTCGCTATCGCTGCGCTTCCACCTGAACCGCCAGACCGGCGGCATGACGCGCGACATCGAACGCGGCACACGCGGCATCTCGTCGCTGGTGTCGTATGCGCTGTTCAGCATCCTGCCGACCCTGATCGAAATCTCGCTGGTGCTGGGTTACCTGGTGCTGCACTACGACATCTGGTTCGCCGGCATCACCGCGGTGGCGCTGGTGAGCTACATTTTTTTTACCGTCACCGTCACCGAATGGCGCACCCATTTCCGGCGCACCATGAACACCCTCGATTCGAGCGCCAACACCAAGGCCATCGATTCGCTGATCAACTACGAAACCGTCAAGTATTTCGGCAACGAGGAATACGAAGCGCGGCGCTACGACGACGGCTTGATGCGCTACGAAACCGCGGCGGTGAAATCGCAGACCTCGCTGTCCCTGCTCAATACCGGGCAATCGCTGATCATCGCCATCGCGGTGACGCTGATCCTGTGGCGCGCCACGCAGGGCGTAATCGACGGCAAGATGACGCTGGGCGACCTGGTGCTGGTCAACTCCTTCATGATCCAGCTGTATATTCCGCTCAATTTCCTCGGCGTCATCTACCGCGAAATCAAGCAGAGCCTGGCCGACATGGAGCGGCTGTTCCACCTGCTCGATGAGAATCGCGAAATCGCCGACGCCGTGCAGGCGCCGCCGCTGCTGACCGGCGGCGCGCAAGTGCGTTTTGCGCATGTGGATTTCAGCTACGAGAGCAAGCGCCAGATCCTGTTCGACGTCGATTTCACGATTGCCGCCGGCACCACCACCGCGGTGGTCGGCCACAGCGGTTCCGGCAAGTCGACCCTGTCGCGTTTGCTGTTCCGTTTTTACGATATCAACAACGGCCGCATCACGATCGACGGCCAGGATTTGCGCGACATCACCCAGGCTTCGCTGCGCCAGGCGATCGGCATCGTGCCGCAGGATACGGTGCTGTTCAACGACAGCATCGAATACAACATCGCCTACGGCAAGCCGGGCGCCAGCAAGGCGGAAATCGTCGCGGTCGCCAAGGCGGCGCATATCCACGATTTCATCGAATCGCTGCCGGACGGCTACGATTCGATGGTGGGCGAGCGCGGCTTAAAATTGTCGGGCGGCGAAAAGCAGCGGGTGGCGATCGCGCGCACTTTGCTGAAAAATCCCGCGCTGTTGATTTTCGACGAGGCCACCTCGGCGCTCGATTCGAAATCGGAACAGGCGATCCAGGCGCAGCTCAAGGAAATCGCCAAGGACCGCACCACGCTGGTCATCGCCCACCGCTTGTCGACCATCGCCGATGCGGCGCAGATCCTGGTGCTGGACCACGGCCGCATCATCGAGCGCGGCACCCACCTCCAGCTGCTGGCGGCGGACGGCGCCTACGCGCAGATGTGGCAGCGCCAGCAAGCGCATCCGGAAGAAGTGGAAGGCCCTTCGCCGGGAATCGACGGCGGGTATCCTGAAAACGTGGTGCAGGTAATGTAG
- a CDS encoding amino acid ABC transporter substrate-binding protein produces MMSSKLVVALLGLGVMVGSVQAQELTGTLKKIKDTGTITLGVRDSSIPFSYLDDKQSYQGYSIDLCLKAATAIQKQLGLTALNVKMVPVTSATRIPLISNGTIDLSCDSATNNAERQKVVSFAPTMYVTANRILAKKSSNIKTLDDLKGKTIVSTSGTSNLKQVTILNGERNLGMNILAAKDHAEAFLMVETGRATAFVMDDILLASLAASSRAPADYEITKEALSVEPYGIIERKDDLPFKKAVDTALSNVYTSGQINDIYAKWFLKAIPPKGINLNVPISPELKAAFAKPTDSGDPAAYAAVPEAQKQSLKLKKK; encoded by the coding sequence ATGATGTCATCAAAATTGGTCGTCGCTTTGCTAGGCTTGGGAGTAATGGTTGGCTCCGTACAAGCGCAAGAACTGACCGGAACACTCAAAAAAATCAAGGATACCGGCACCATTACCCTGGGTGTGCGCGATTCGTCCATTCCATTCTCTTACCTTGATGACAAACAATCGTATCAAGGTTACTCGATCGACTTGTGCCTGAAAGCCGCGACCGCCATTCAGAAACAACTCGGCCTGACCGCCTTGAACGTGAAGATGGTTCCAGTGACTTCGGCGACCCGTATCCCGCTGATCTCCAACGGCACCATCGACCTGTCCTGCGATTCCGCCACCAACAATGCAGAGCGCCAAAAGGTCGTTTCCTTTGCGCCGACCATGTACGTGACCGCGAACCGTATCCTGGCCAAGAAATCTTCCAACATCAAGACGCTGGACGACCTCAAGGGCAAGACCATCGTTTCCACTTCCGGCACGTCGAACCTGAAGCAAGTCACGATCCTCAATGGCGAGCGCAACCTCGGCATGAACATCCTGGCTGCCAAAGACCATGCTGAAGCTTTCCTGATGGTGGAAACCGGCCGCGCCACGGCGTTTGTGATGGATGACATCCTGCTGGCATCGCTGGCGGCCAGCTCGAGAGCGCCTGCCGACTACGAAATCACCAAGGAAGCCCTGTCGGTCGAGCCGTACGGCATCATCGAGCGCAAGGACGACCTGCCGTTCAAGAAAGCGGTCGACACTGCACTGAGCAATGTCTACACCTCGGGCCAGATCAACGACATCTACGCAAAATGGTTCCTGAAGGCGATTCCGCCCAAGGGCATCAACCTGAACGTGCCAATCAGCCCTGAGCTGAAGGCTGCGTTTGCCAAGCCTACCGATTCCGGCGATCCGGCTGCCTATGCTGCCGTCCCTGAAGCGCAGAAACAATCGTTGAAGTTGAAGAAAAAATAA
- a CDS encoding Glu/Leu/Phe/Val family dehydrogenase, translating to MTIKHEVPSYLTQHGIGPWGDYLEQIDRVTPYLGNLARWVETMKRPKRMLIVDVPIERDDGTIAHFEGYRVQHNTSRGPGKGGVRFHQDVTLSEVMALSAWMTVKNAAVNVPYGGAKGGIRVDPKTLSQGELQRMTRRYTSEIGIIIGPNKDIPAPDVNTNEQIMAWMMDTYSMNQGSTASGVVTGKPISLGGSLGRREATGRGVFVVGCEAAVKRGLDIHGAKIAVQGFGNVGGIAARLFSEAGAKVVAVQDHISTVVRSSGLDVAALQAHVNETGSVAGFKGGEEISDRAQFWAVDCDILVPAALEQQITVENAPTIRAKIILEGANGPTSPAADDILHEKGVLVVPDVIANAGGVTVSYFEWVQDFSSFFWTEDEINLRLTRIMREAFTAVWQLAEEKKVSLRTAAFIVACTRVLQAREMRGLYP from the coding sequence ATGACTATCAAGCACGAAGTTCCATCCTATCTCACGCAACATGGCATCGGCCCATGGGGCGACTACCTCGAACAAATCGATCGCGTAACACCTTACCTCGGCAACTTGGCCCGCTGGGTCGAGACCATGAAACGTCCGAAGCGGATGCTGATCGTCGACGTCCCTATCGAACGCGACGACGGCACCATTGCCCACTTCGAAGGCTATCGCGTGCAGCACAACACCTCGCGCGGCCCAGGCAAGGGCGGCGTGCGTTTCCACCAGGACGTGACGCTGTCTGAAGTGATGGCCCTGTCGGCCTGGATGACGGTCAAGAACGCGGCCGTGAACGTGCCGTACGGCGGCGCCAAGGGCGGCATCCGGGTTGACCCGAAGACCTTGTCGCAAGGCGAGCTGCAGCGCATGACGCGCCGTTACACCAGCGAGATCGGCATCATCATCGGCCCCAACAAGGACATCCCGGCACCGGATGTCAACACCAACGAACAGATCATGGCCTGGATGATGGATACCTATTCCATGAACCAGGGCAGCACCGCGTCGGGCGTGGTCACCGGCAAGCCGATTTCACTGGGCGGCAGCCTGGGACGGCGCGAAGCCACCGGCCGCGGCGTGTTCGTGGTGGGTTGCGAAGCAGCGGTCAAGCGCGGCCTGGATATCCACGGCGCCAAGATTGCGGTGCAGGGTTTCGGGAATGTCGGCGGCATTGCTGCGCGGCTGTTCTCGGAAGCCGGCGCCAAGGTGGTGGCGGTGCAAGACCATATCTCGACCGTGGTGCGTTCCAGCGGCCTCGACGTGGCGGCGTTGCAAGCCCACGTCAATGAAACCGGCAGCGTCGCCGGTTTCAAGGGCGGCGAAGAAATCAGCGACCGTGCGCAGTTTTGGGCTGTCGATTGCGATATTTTGGTGCCAGCTGCTCTGGAGCAACAAATTACCGTGGAGAATGCGCCGACCATCCGCGCCAAGATCATCCTGGAAGGCGCCAACGGCCCGACCAGCCCGGCCGCGGACGACATCCTGCATGAAAAGGGCGTGCTGGTGGTGCCTGACGTGATCGCCAATGCCGGCGGCGTGACGGTGAGTTATTTCGAATGGGTGCAGGATTTCTCCAGTTTCTTCTGGACTGAAGATGAAATCAACCTGCGCCTGACCCGCATCATGCGCGAAGCGTTTACCGCGGTCTGGCAACTGGCCGAAGAGAAGAAGGTATCGCTGCGCACCGCTGCGTTTATCGTTGCCTGTACCCGTGTCCTGCAGGCGCGTGAAATGCGTGGTTTGTATCCTTGA
- a CDS encoding 2-dehydro-3-deoxygalactonokinase, producing MPPAPHQTHLIALDWGTSSLRAYRLGAHGQTLELRALPCGIMQLPAAASGDKAALEADFEAAFEQACGDWLRAEPGTPVIAAGMVGSRQGWLEVPYLEVPIAVDRIGASLSLLRNRHGQPIHLVPGLIENAMLPNVMRGEETQVVGVLNALNQDTAETDVLIGLPGTHSKWVQIRRAGKLCQLAHFDTFMTGEVFAALSGHTILGRGMQAGEGKDKDDAGAGQQAFERGALVARSAAGQAGVLSTIFSTRTLGLTGVLDGAGQREYLSGLLIGHEIAALQAMLREQGRQPSQVMLVGEAGLCARYTQVLRAYDFGAVEVVAQATERGLWQLALTAGLLKHA from the coding sequence ATGCCGCCTGCACCGCATCAAACGCACTTGATCGCCCTCGACTGGGGGACTTCATCGCTGCGCGCCTACCGGCTCGGAGCGCATGGCCAGACGCTGGAGTTGCGCGCCCTGCCCTGCGGCATAATGCAATTGCCGGCAGCCGCAAGCGGCGACAAAGCCGCGCTTGAAGCCGATTTTGAAGCCGCTTTCGAGCAAGCTTGCGGCGATTGGCTGCGCGCCGAACCAGGCACGCCGGTGATCGCGGCCGGCATGGTAGGCAGCCGCCAGGGCTGGCTGGAAGTACCGTACCTGGAAGTGCCGATCGCCGTCGACCGCATCGGCGCCAGCTTGAGCCTGCTGCGCAATCGCCATGGCCAGCCGATCCATCTGGTGCCGGGCCTGATCGAAAACGCCATGCTGCCGAACGTCATGCGCGGCGAAGAGACCCAGGTGGTCGGCGTGCTCAATGCCCTCAACCAGGACACGGCTGAGACCGATGTCCTGATCGGCCTGCCCGGCACGCATTCCAAGTGGGTGCAGATACGGCGCGCGGGCAAGCTATGCCAGCTAGCGCATTTCGATACGTTCATGACCGGCGAAGTGTTTGCCGCCTTGTCCGGCCATACCATTCTCGGTCGCGGCATGCAGGCTGGCGAAGGCAAGGACAAAGACGACGCGGGGGCCGGGCAGCAAGCATTTGAGCGCGGCGCCCTGGTGGCGCGCAGCGCAGCCGGCCAGGCAGGCGTATTGTCGACCATATTCAGTACGCGCACGCTGGGACTGACCGGCGTGCTGGACGGCGCCGGCCAGCGCGAATACCTGTCCGGACTGCTGATCGGCCACGAAATCGCCGCATTGCAAGCCATGTTGCGGGAACAGGGACGGCAGCCCTCGCAAGTGATGCTGGTCGGCGAAGCCGGCTTGTGCGCACGCTACACGCAAGTGCTGCGCGCCTATGATTTTGGGGCAGTCGAAGTCGTCGCCCAGGCCACCGAACGCGGCCTGTGGCAACTGGCGCTGACGGCTGGACTATTGAAACATGCCTAG
- a CDS encoding LysR family transcriptional regulator, producing MESKWLEDFISLAETHSFSRSAELRHVTQPAFSRRIQSLEAWLGADLIDRTSYPTRLTAAGEVFYEQALEMLGQINNARALMRGKRPTALSTVDFAVPHTLSLTYVPRWIRLLEDGFGPLNTRLLALNVHDAVMAMVDGGCDLLLCYHHPRQPVQLDTGRYDLITLGSEVLRAYAHCNKAGVPDYVFPGSAGAPLPFLSYTSNAYLGRMVELILADAKKPLYLEKRYETDMAEGLKMMALEGHGVAFLPESAVTREVKLKQLARVDRIDDSAPEWEATMEIRLYRERPTVQRPGKPVVARLWAYLLQQQEQATKEAAKEAAKNAKRKTPAALA from the coding sequence ATGGAAAGCAAATGGTTAGAAGACTTCATTTCGTTGGCGGAAACGCATAGTTTCAGCCGCTCCGCAGAATTGCGTCATGTCACGCAGCCGGCCTTCTCGCGCCGCATCCAGTCGCTGGAAGCGTGGCTGGGCGCCGACCTGATCGACCGCACCTCCTATCCGACGCGGCTGACCGCAGCCGGCGAAGTGTTTTACGAGCAGGCGCTGGAGATGCTGGGCCAGATCAACAACGCCCGTGCGCTGATGCGCGGCAAGCGTCCGACCGCGTTGAGCACGGTGGATTTCGCCGTGCCGCATACCTTGTCGCTGACCTACGTGCCGCGCTGGATCCGTTTGCTGGAAGACGGTTTCGGACCGCTCAATACGCGCCTGCTGGCCTTGAACGTGCATGACGCCGTGATGGCGATGGTGGACGGCGGCTGCGACCTGCTGCTGTGCTATCACCATCCGCGCCAGCCGGTGCAGCTCGATACCGGCCGCTACGACCTGATCACACTGGGCAGCGAGGTGCTGCGCGCGTATGCCCATTGCAACAAGGCCGGGGTGCCGGACTATGTCTTTCCCGGCAGCGCAGGCGCGCCTTTGCCATTCTTGTCCTATACCAGCAATGCTTACCTCGGGCGCATGGTGGAACTGATCCTGGCCGACGCCAAGAAGCCGCTCTACCTTGAAAAACGCTACGAGACAGACATGGCGGAAGGCTTGAAAATGATGGCGCTGGAAGGGCATGGCGTGGCCTTCCTGCCGGAGTCGGCGGTGACCCGAGAAGTCAAGCTGAAGCAGCTGGCCAGGGTCGACAGGATCGACGATAGCGCACCCGAATGGGAAGCGACCATGGAAATCCGCCTCTACCGCGAACGTCCTACCGTGCAACGGCCCGGCAAGCCGGTGGTGGCGCGGTTATGGGCTTACCTGCTGCAACAGCAGGAACAGGCAACCAAAGAAGCAGCCAAGGAAGCCGCCAAAAACGCAAAACGTAAAACGCCGGCGGCGCTCGCATAA
- a CDS encoding IclR family transcriptional regulator encodes MRKSQDSAELPDNPDEPAAAPTGTQTLTRGLGVLQAVAGGARDLKQIAQMLGTTRSTTHRLANCLVQERYLRFTPSAGYMLGPKLIELGFQAREEVSLSIAARPYLEQLAEQSGDTIHLALQDADDVLYLDKIPGKKGLEMRSRVGHRMPIATTGVGKALMLGMDEEEWKSLYQKRSSAASSHASGLLPKRSWIEFRDQMREYVKGGYAFDLEDNEPSIRCVAAPIYDASHAIVAAISVSSTLPYMPLERMQSLIAVVQAAAASISSELGANKDVSQDASGGS; translated from the coding sequence ATGCGCAAATCGCAGGACTCGGCAGAGTTGCCTGACAATCCGGATGAGCCGGCTGCCGCACCGACCGGCACCCAGACCCTGACACGCGGGCTGGGAGTACTGCAGGCGGTGGCTGGCGGTGCGCGCGATCTGAAACAGATCGCGCAGATGCTGGGCACCACGCGCAGCACTACCCACCGGCTGGCGAACTGCCTGGTGCAGGAGCGCTATCTGCGCTTTACGCCGAGCGCGGGTTATATGCTCGGACCGAAACTGATTGAACTAGGTTTTCAGGCGCGCGAAGAAGTCTCGCTAAGCATAGCGGCGCGGCCCTACCTGGAGCAGTTGGCCGAACAGTCGGGCGACACTATCCACCTGGCTTTGCAGGACGCCGACGATGTGCTCTACCTGGACAAGATTCCCGGCAAGAAGGGTTTGGAAATGCGCTCGCGCGTGGGGCACAGGATGCCGATCGCCACCACCGGCGTCGGCAAGGCTCTGATGCTGGGCATGGACGAAGAGGAATGGAAGAGCTTGTACCAGAAGCGCAGCAGCGCCGCCAGCAGCCATGCTTCCGGTTTATTGCCGAAGCGCAGCTGGATTGAGTTCCGCGACCAGATGCGTGAATACGTCAAAGGCGGTTATGCCTTCGACCTGGAAGACAACGAGCCGTCGATACGCTGTGTGGCGGCGCCGATCTACGACGCCAGCCACGCGATTGTCGCCGCCATCAGCGTGTCCAGCACCCTGCCTTACATGCCGCTGGAACGGATGCAGTCACTGATCGCGGTAGTGCAGGCCGCGGCGGCCAGCATCTCCAGCGAGCTCGGGGCAAACAAGGATGTGAGTCAGGACGCCAGCGGCGGCAGCTGA
- a CDS encoding amino acid ABC transporter substrate-binding protein: MVLAITLGVAATAVHAEDVLTKIRDSKTITIGYREASFPFSFVDQDKKPVGYAIDLCLKIADAVKQQLKLPQLNIVYVPVTSSNRIDMIASGKIDLECGSTTNNAERRKQVSFTIAHFMASSRMLVRVEDKIKNWPDLRDKKVATTKGTTSVKSLVDRGQVRSLNMTIVEGRDHNESFKMVEDKAADAFVMDDVLLYGLKATAKDPAAYAIVGEPLTTEPYAIMLPKGDTSYKAVVDREMGRIIHDGEINKLYTKWFLSPIPAKNNLVLNMPMGYLFRESLRFPSDQVGN, encoded by the coding sequence ATGGTGTTAGCGATAACGTTGGGCGTCGCCGCAACAGCTGTTCATGCGGAAGATGTGCTGACGAAGATCCGCGACAGCAAGACCATCACGATCGGTTACCGGGAGGCGTCGTTCCCGTTTTCGTTTGTGGACCAGGATAAAAAACCGGTGGGTTATGCCATCGACCTGTGTCTCAAGATTGCCGATGCGGTGAAGCAACAATTGAAACTGCCGCAATTGAATATCGTCTATGTTCCAGTGACTTCATCTAATCGCATTGACATGATCGCAAGCGGAAAAATCGACCTGGAATGTGGCTCGACCACCAACAACGCAGAACGGCGCAAGCAGGTCAGTTTCACCATTGCGCATTTCATGGCGTCGTCGCGCATGCTGGTGCGGGTGGAAGACAAGATCAAGAACTGGCCGGACCTGCGCGACAAGAAGGTGGCGACCACCAAGGGCACGACCAGCGTCAAATCGCTGGTCGACCGTGGCCAGGTCCGTTCCCTGAACATGACCATAGTGGAAGGACGCGATCACAACGAATCGTTCAAGATGGTGGAAGACAAGGCGGCTGACGCTTTTGTGATGGATGACGTGCTGCTGTACGGCCTGAAGGCTACCGCCAAGGATCCTGCGGCCTACGCCATTGTCGGCGAGCCTTTGACAACCGAGCCTTACGCTATCATGCTGCCGAAAGGCGATACCAGCTACAAGGCAGTGGTCGACCGTGAAATGGGGCGCATCATCCACGATGGCGAGATCAACAAGTTATACACCAAGTGGTTCCTGAGTCCGATCCCGGCAAAAAATAATCTCGTGTTGAACATGCCCATGGGCTATCTTTTCAGGGAGTCGTTGCGCTTTCCGTCGGACCAGGTTGGCAACTGA
- a CDS encoding amino acid ABC transporter permease: MHYNWNWGIFWQESPDGVSTYMDTLLAGLKWTLALSASAWIMALVIGTVIGTIRTMPNKWAVRVANGYVELFRNIPLIVQMFLWYFVMPEIVPAGIGNWLKSLPNASFITAFLALGFFTSSRIAVQVSAGINALPRGQKLAGTALGLTLPQTYRYVLLPMSFRIIIPSLTNEFAAIIKNSSVALTIGLVELTAATYSMREFTFQTFEALTGATVIYVIISGIALLLARWLEKAIAIPGFIAAGSANTGGH, translated from the coding sequence ATGCATTACAACTGGAACTGGGGCATCTTCTGGCAAGAGTCTCCCGATGGTGTCAGCACCTACATGGACACCTTGCTGGCCGGCCTGAAGTGGACGCTTGCGTTGTCCGCGTCGGCCTGGATCATGGCGCTGGTCATCGGCACCGTGATCGGTACGATCCGTACCATGCCTAACAAATGGGCAGTGCGCGTAGCCAACGGCTACGTTGAATTATTCCGTAACATCCCGCTGATCGTGCAGATGTTCCTCTGGTATTTCGTGATGCCGGAAATCGTCCCTGCGGGCATAGGCAACTGGCTCAAGAGCCTGCCGAACGCATCATTCATCACCGCCTTCCTGGCGCTGGGTTTTTTTACGTCGTCGCGGATCGCCGTACAGGTATCCGCTGGCATCAATGCACTGCCCCGTGGCCAAAAGCTGGCGGGTACTGCACTCGGTCTGACGTTGCCGCAAACATATCGCTACGTATTGCTGCCGATGTCGTTCCGGATCATCATCCCGTCCCTGACCAACGAATTTGCAGCAATCATCAAGAACAGCTCGGTCGCACTGACGATCGGCCTGGTGGAGCTGACCGCCGCTACCTACTCGATGCGTGAATTCACCTTCCAGACTTTCGAAGCCCTCACCGGCGCCACCGTGATCTACGTGATCATCTCGGGGATTGCCTTGCTGCTGGCGCGCTGGCTTGAAAAAGCGATCGCGATTCCTGGCTTCATTGCTGCCGGCAGCGCCAACACGGGAGGCCATTAA